In a single window of the Bacillus clarus genome:
- a CDS encoding RidA family protein has product MQKVQTPENKLNEMGLTLPAVRPAVGNYVSCVKVGNLLFTAGQGVDEYHGKLGKDISIDDGYRAARQSMLNLLSVVKNEIGDLNKVKRVVKLLGFVNSTDDFIEQPKVMNGASDLLVAVFGAKGKHARSAVGMAQLPNNTTIEIEMVLEIEE; this is encoded by the coding sequence ATGCAGAAAGTACAAACACCCGAGAATAAATTGAATGAAATGGGACTCACGTTACCAGCTGTTCGTCCAGCAGTTGGAAACTATGTTAGTTGTGTGAAAGTAGGGAATTTATTGTTTACTGCCGGACAAGGTGTTGATGAGTACCATGGGAAATTAGGTAAGGATATATCAATTGATGATGGATATAGGGCAGCAAGACAATCAATGTTGAATTTATTGAGTGTCGTGAAAAATGAAATTGGTGATTTAAATAAAGTGAAACGAGTTGTGAAGTTACTTGGTTTTGTGAATAGTACGGATGATTTTATTGAACAGCCAAAAGTAATGAATGGAGCTTCTGATTTATTAGTAGCTGTTTTTGGAGCGAAGGGAAAGCATGCTCGTTCTGCCGTTGGTATGGCTCAATTACCTAACAATACAACAATTGAAATTGAAATGGTTTTAGAAATTGAGGAGTAG
- a CDS encoding aldehyde dehydrogenase: MNRELLADKMKVKDAKLFINGQYVDSISGETFDTFNPATNKKLASVAKANEEDAKRAIDVAERTFKSGIWSKMPVEERSNILCKMSDLIMERVDELAHIETLDVGKPIKESKGFDIPRSAHNFRFFAEMSKYMVHEHYDKHNFMSYAKYAPAGVTSLIIPWNLPFMQMTWKASAALAAGNTIVVKPASYTPLSAVMLGEIANEAGLPPGVLNIITGPGNTVGTKMTTHPAVRRISFVGESNTGKTIMRSASENLIPVSLELGGKSANIVFEDADLDEAVQGSIEAIYRNQGEICLAGSRLLVQESIYGKFLEKFVVAVQRIKVGDPLAEDTDMGALVSKAHLETVDRYVGIGISEGAKLAYGGKRIESLAQGNFYEPTVLYDVDNCMRVAQEEIFGPVLVVIPFKTEEDAIRIANDSIYGLAGVVWTNDLRRAQRVVSQIDSGLLWVNCWYVRDLRTPFGGSKASGIGREGGRHSFEFYTEVKTVTMKL, from the coding sequence GTGAATAGGGAACTATTAGCTGACAAAATGAAAGTTAAAGATGCGAAGTTGTTTATTAATGGTCAGTATGTTGATTCCATATCTGGTGAAACGTTTGATACGTTCAATCCAGCGACGAATAAGAAACTTGCTTCTGTTGCAAAGGCGAATGAAGAGGATGCGAAAAGGGCGATCGATGTGGCAGAGCGTACATTTAAAAGTGGTATTTGGAGTAAAATGCCTGTAGAAGAGCGCTCAAATATTTTATGTAAAATGTCGGATTTAATTATGGAAAGAGTAGATGAATTAGCACATATAGAGACTCTCGATGTTGGAAAACCAATTAAAGAGAGCAAAGGGTTTGACATACCGCGTTCGGCACATAATTTTCGTTTCTTCGCTGAGATGTCAAAATATATGGTTCATGAGCATTATGACAAGCATAACTTTATGTCATATGCAAAATATGCTCCAGCAGGAGTAACAAGTTTAATCATTCCTTGGAATTTACCATTTATGCAAATGACATGGAAAGCGTCGGCGGCACTTGCTGCCGGTAATACGATTGTGGTGAAACCTGCTTCTTACACACCGTTAAGCGCAGTCATGCTTGGTGAAATCGCGAATGAAGCTGGATTACCTCCAGGTGTACTTAATATAATTACAGGTCCAGGAAATACTGTGGGGACGAAAATGACAACACATCCAGCTGTAAGGAGAATTTCGTTTGTCGGAGAAAGTAATACCGGAAAAACAATTATGCGGAGTGCGTCAGAAAATTTAATACCTGTTTCGTTGGAATTAGGCGGGAAATCAGCAAATATCGTATTTGAAGATGCAGATTTAGACGAAGCAGTACAAGGATCTATCGAAGCGATTTACCGGAATCAAGGGGAAATTTGTTTAGCTGGATCAAGACTACTCGTACAAGAAAGTATATATGGAAAGTTTTTAGAAAAATTTGTAGTAGCTGTGCAAAGAATAAAAGTCGGCGATCCTCTAGCTGAAGATACAGATATGGGTGCGCTTGTTTCGAAAGCTCATCTTGAAACCGTTGATCGTTACGTCGGAATTGGGATTTCAGAAGGTGCGAAATTAGCCTATGGGGGAAAAAGAATCGAGAGTCTAGCGCAAGGGAATTTTTATGAGCCGACTGTACTATATGATGTTGATAACTGTATGCGTGTAGCACAAGAAGAGATTTTTGGTCCAGTTTTAGTCGTTATTCCATTTAAAACAGAGGAGGATGCCATTCGTATTGCAAATGATTCTATTTATGGTTTAGCTGGAGTTGTTTGGACAAATGACCTTAGACGAGCACAGCGAGTTGTTTCGCAAATTGATTCGGGATTATTATGGGTTAATTGTTGGTATGTTCGAGATTTACGTACTCCATTTGGCGGTTCTAAGGCAAGTGGGATCGGCAGAGAAGGTGGCCGTCATAGTTTTGAATTTTATACAGAGGTTAAGACCGTTACGATGAAATTATAA
- a CDS encoding 2-keto-4-pentenoate hydratase, whose amino-acid sequence MKLLIKELADELIQAEKSCEGIPSFTERYPNLSVLDAYNVQLEIVGRKIEQGHKVIGKKVGLTSIAMQQMLGVNEPDYGHLLDDMKIENGIAISVDAFVSPKVEAEIGFILAEDLSGPNITYVDVLMATKYIVPTLEIIDSRIADWKIKLADTVADNGSSAKVVIGDTFSTIDKVDLRTTGMTLYKNNSLIATGAGAAALGHPAQAIAWLANKLYEFNIVLKADELILPGALSGAVSVTSNDVIEADFGSLGSVSIKFI is encoded by the coding sequence ATGAAGTTGTTAATTAAAGAATTAGCTGATGAACTAATACAAGCTGAAAAGTCTTGCGAAGGAATCCCTTCTTTTACGGAGAGATATCCTAATTTATCTGTTTTGGATGCGTATAACGTTCAGCTTGAAATCGTAGGCAGAAAAATAGAGCAAGGACATAAAGTAATTGGGAAAAAGGTTGGACTTACGAGTATTGCAATGCAACAAATGCTGGGGGTAAATGAACCGGATTATGGACATTTACTAGATGATATGAAAATAGAAAACGGCATTGCAATTTCAGTAGACGCCTTTGTATCTCCAAAGGTAGAAGCTGAAATTGGATTTATTTTAGCTGAGGATTTGAGTGGCCCTAATATTACATACGTAGACGTATTAATGGCAACAAAGTACATTGTGCCTACGCTTGAGATTATTGATAGTCGTATTGCTGATTGGAAGATTAAGCTTGCAGATACAGTTGCAGACAATGGCTCATCCGCAAAAGTAGTTATTGGTGATACATTTTCTACAATTGATAAAGTAGATTTACGTACAACTGGAATGACGCTTTATAAGAATAATAGTTTAATTGCTACTGGAGCTGGAGCGGCTGCGTTAGGACACCCTGCCCAAGCTATTGCTTGGTTAGCAAATAAACTTTATGAATTTAATATTGTTTTAAAAGCGGATGAATTAATTTTACCAGGCGCGTTATCTGGTGCCGTTTCGGTTACTAGTAATGATGTTATTGAAGCTGATTTTGGCTCTCTTGGTTCCGTTTCTATTAAATTTATATAG
- a CDS encoding acetaldehyde dehydrogenase (acetylating): MEKVKVAIIGSGNIGTDLMYKLRKSEVIEMNAMIGIDLESDGLKRAKEEGYEIFDNGIQAIIDNPSIADIVFDATSAKAHGHHAKVLGELGKLVIDLTPAAYGPFVCPAIQNNNIVNEKNVNMITCGGQATIPIVHAINEVANVTYAEIVATISSLSAGPGTRANIDEFTITTKRGIEEVGGADNGKALIILNPADPPILMRDTVYCEVEKMDEFSIREAIYKIVEVVKGYVPGYFLKQEPMFEGNRVTVFLEVEGAGDYFPPYAGNLDIMTAAALKVGEEFAARIITEQKRGVMNEAK; this comes from the coding sequence GTGGAGAAAGTAAAGGTAGCTATTATTGGTTCTGGTAATATTGGTACAGATTTAATGTATAAGTTAAGAAAAAGTGAAGTAATTGAAATGAATGCAATGATTGGAATAGATTTGGAGTCAGACGGATTAAAGCGAGCAAAAGAAGAGGGGTATGAGATTTTTGATAATGGGATACAAGCGATTATTGATAATCCGAGTATAGCTGATATTGTATTTGATGCAACTTCTGCTAAAGCACATGGACATCATGCGAAAGTTTTAGGAGAGCTTGGGAAATTAGTGATTGATTTAACACCGGCTGCATATGGACCATTCGTCTGTCCGGCTATACAAAATAATAATATTGTAAATGAGAAAAACGTCAATATGATTACATGTGGGGGGCAAGCAACCATTCCAATTGTCCATGCTATTAATGAAGTGGCTAACGTTACATATGCAGAAATTGTTGCAACAATTTCTAGTTTAAGTGCTGGTCCAGGTACACGAGCAAATATTGACGAGTTTACAATTACGACAAAGCGCGGAATTGAAGAAGTTGGTGGGGCAGATAACGGGAAAGCACTTATTATACTAAATCCTGCAGACCCTCCTATTTTAATGAGAGATACAGTATATTGTGAAGTTGAAAAGATGGATGAATTCTCTATCCGAGAAGCTATTTATAAGATAGTTGAAGTAGTTAAGGGATATGTTCCAGGATATTTTTTAAAACAAGAGCCAATGTTTGAGGGGAACCGTGTGACCGTATTTTTAGAGGTAGAAGGAGCAGGAGACTATTTTCCTCCTTATGCTGGTAATTTGGATATTATGACCGCGGCGGCATTAAAAGTTGGAGAAGAGTTTGCAGCACGAATCATTACAGAGCAGAAACGAGGTGTAATGAATGAGGCGAAATAG
- the dmpG gene encoding 4-hydroxy-2-oxovalerate aldolase codes for MRRNSEIPIKITEVCLRDGSHVMRHQFTEEQVRSVTRSLDEAGMHYIEVSHGDGLGGSTLQYGKSLVNEMKLIEAAVEECEQAKVAVLLIPGIGTVRELKQAKNVGAKLVRVATHVTEADVSAQHIHCARELDMEVCGFLMMAHSAPIEKLVEQAKLMEGYGAQAVYVTDSAGALLPHEVRERIRALRQSLNIEIGFHGHNNLSVAVANTVVAIEEGATRIDGSVRCLGAGAGNAQTEVLLAVLDRMEYELDIDLYKMMDLAEDVVAPLLPGPQEIQKGSLAMGYAGVYSSFLLHAERAAKRFGVDARDILIELGRRKVVGGQEDMILDVAAELAKIKMEV; via the coding sequence ATGAGGCGAAATAGTGAAATCCCAATAAAAATAACTGAAGTTTGCTTACGGGATGGAAGTCATGTAATGAGACATCAATTTACAGAGGAACAAGTTAGGTCCGTAACTAGGTCGTTAGATGAGGCTGGTATGCATTATATCGAAGTGAGTCATGGGGATGGCTTGGGAGGTTCTACTTTACAATATGGAAAGTCATTAGTAAATGAAATGAAGCTGATTGAAGCGGCGGTAGAAGAGTGTGAACAAGCTAAGGTAGCTGTTTTATTGATCCCTGGTATTGGAACCGTTCGTGAATTAAAACAAGCAAAAAACGTTGGAGCGAAACTTGTTCGTGTAGCAACTCATGTAACGGAAGCAGATGTTTCAGCACAGCATATTCATTGTGCAAGAGAGTTAGATATGGAAGTATGCGGTTTTTTAATGATGGCACATTCTGCACCAATTGAAAAATTAGTAGAACAAGCAAAGCTTATGGAGGGTTACGGAGCACAAGCAGTTTATGTAACAGATTCAGCGGGAGCTTTATTGCCTCACGAAGTACGTGAACGTATCCGTGCTTTACGTCAATCTCTAAATATTGAAATTGGCTTCCATGGTCATAATAATCTTTCTGTTGCAGTAGCAAATACAGTTGTTGCAATCGAAGAAGGAGCAACTCGTATTGATGGAAGTGTCCGTTGTCTCGGAGCAGGAGCTGGGAATGCACAAACAGAAGTGTTGTTAGCGGTATTAGATCGTATGGAATATGAGCTAGATATAGATTTGTATAAAATGATGGATTTAGCAGAGGACGTTGTTGCTCCGTTGTTGCCAGGACCACAAGAGATTCAAAAAGGAAGTCTTGCAATGGGATATGCTGGTGTATATTCTAGCTTTTTATTACATGCTGAGAGAGCGGCGAAGCGATTTGGTGTAGACGCTCGTGATATTTTAATAGAACTTGGGAGAAGAAAAGTAGTTGGTGGACAAGAGGATATGATTTTAGATGTAGCAGCAGAATTAGCGAAGATAAAAATGGAGGTGTAA
- a CDS encoding 2-keto-4-pentenoate hydratase: MALVKGADLEIVEYLLQAEKERKEVVKVTDKHPDLTVDDAYRLQKCLVEQKEKEGSKRVGVKLGLTSKAKQQMMGINEAIYGYLLHDMLAFEWEPVQSETLIHPKIEPEIAFLIGEDLQGMNVTADDVLKATKYIAPALEIIDSRYLNFKFTLPDVIADNCSSSKFLLGSKWIDAKEMDVASIGMVMSKNGKLATTGTGAAVLGHPAEAIAWAVNKLGLQNEGLKKGDIVLSGALSEAIAFKAGDSIVAQFEGLGSVAMFCE; the protein is encoded by the coding sequence ATGGCTTTAGTTAAAGGGGCAGATTTAGAGATTGTTGAATATTTACTTCAGGCTGAAAAGGAAAGAAAAGAAGTGGTAAAAGTAACAGATAAGCATCCTGATTTAACGGTAGATGATGCTTACAGATTACAAAAGTGTTTAGTTGAGCAAAAGGAGAAAGAAGGCTCTAAACGAGTTGGTGTAAAACTTGGACTAACGAGTAAGGCAAAACAGCAAATGATGGGAATTAATGAGGCGATTTATGGTTATTTGTTACACGATATGTTAGCGTTCGAATGGGAGCCAGTGCAATCTGAAACATTGATTCATCCAAAAATAGAACCGGAAATTGCCTTTTTAATAGGAGAAGATTTACAAGGAATGAATGTTACAGCGGATGATGTATTAAAGGCAACAAAATATATTGCACCAGCTTTGGAAATTATTGATAGTCGATATTTGAATTTTAAGTTTACATTACCGGATGTAATAGCAGATAATTGTTCATCTTCAAAGTTTTTATTGGGGAGCAAATGGATCGATGCTAAAGAAATGGATGTAGCTAGTATAGGAATGGTTATGTCGAAAAATGGTAAGCTTGCTACAACTGGAACAGGAGCCGCTGTACTTGGACATCCAGCAGAGGCAATTGCTTGGGCGGTAAATAAGCTGGGTTTACAAAATGAAGGATTGAAAAAAGGGGATATCGTATTAAGTGGAGCATTATCAGAAGCAATTGCTTTCAAAGCTGGAGATTCTATTGTTGCACAATTTGAAGGTTTAGGAAGTGTAGCGATGTTCTGTGAATAA
- a CDS encoding 4-oxalocrotonate tautomerase, which produces MNMPIIQIQIIEGRRREQIQNLISDVTGAVTKNLDVEVERVRVLVNEIPSSHWGVGGKSKDSLEGS; this is translated from the coding sequence ATAAATATGCCAATTATACAAATTCAAATTATTGAAGGTAGAAGAAGAGAACAAATTCAAAATCTTATTTCGGATGTTACAGGTGCAGTTACAAAAAATTTAGATGTAGAGGTTGAGCGTGTACGTGTATTAGTGAATGAGATTCCAAGTTCGCACTGGGGTGTCGGGGGAAAGTCAAAAGATAGTTTAGAAGGAAGTTAG
- a CDS encoding MarR family winged helix-turn-helix transcriptional regulator gives MDSKKDSLPLGIEPYAELIKKTASADTDQIAAKLGLLMLWTSDNVLDAVDVDLAPLGISESKLDFLLLFILREMEMNGEEVNMSPSDIANRLGITRASVTGLLDWMEKRGLIVRYHHSEDRRRLKVKITPKGKGLVSLSLPTFWSSCASLVDDFNQEERQVLEKLLNKMQVTMQVKLGEGR, from the coding sequence ATGGATTCAAAAAAAGATTCTCTTCCTTTAGGGATTGAGCCTTATGCAGAGTTAATAAAAAAGACAGCATCAGCGGATACGGATCAAATCGCAGCAAAACTTGGTTTGTTAATGTTATGGACGTCTGATAATGTTCTTGATGCTGTTGACGTGGATTTAGCTCCACTTGGTATTTCGGAAAGTAAATTAGATTTTTTACTGTTGTTTATTTTACGCGAAATGGAAATGAATGGGGAAGAAGTGAACATGAGTCCTTCGGATATTGCAAATCGATTAGGGATTACACGTGCTTCTGTCACTGGCTTATTAGATTGGATGGAGAAACGAGGGTTAATTGTAAGATACCATCACTCTGAAGATCGAAGAAGATTAAAGGTGAAAATTACTCCGAAAGGAAAAGGCCTTGTTTCGCTTTCTTTACCAACTTTTTGGTCCTCTTGTGCTTCATTAGTGGATGATTTTAATCAAGAAGAGCGTCAAGTTTTAGAGAAGCTATTAAATAAAATGCAAGTAACTATGCAGGTGAAATTAGGAGAAGGTAGGTAA
- a CDS encoding MFS transporter, with protein sequence MEISKEMNSVRNYTVMTAVLCWAGMVVMSSLYVTIPLIALFSEFFQVSLTKSAATGSIFSFGFAIGCLLFGAISDKYGRKKVIFIGLLVLSVVSFLLGLVDSLFWLVILRGLQGIAAATFSPVALAYVVEMFPAERKITTIGFVSTGFLVAGIVGQVMSTVVSQYFGWHMVFFLLSIVYIITALWIHYSLPKGEPSQSYTDILGPIKQMGKVFTHKSLVLSYMIAFVLLMAFVNMYTVLGNYLSSPNYNLNAEQILYFRLAGLFGMLLSPLAGRLTKRFEVQQVLRGGLLVAIFSLSSLGFVSNLPLLVIMSVCFVIGIALSIPSLVTLVGQLGGKARGIAVSIYTFILFLGTSIGPVISIYLMKIGDYAQTFILLGLILFIGFVASLFINNESTFDKA encoded by the coding sequence ATGGAAATATCAAAAGAAATGAATAGCGTAAGGAATTACACAGTAATGACAGCTGTCTTATGCTGGGCAGGTATGGTAGTTATGTCCAGCCTATATGTGACAATTCCTTTAATTGCTCTGTTTTCAGAGTTTTTTCAAGTTTCACTAACGAAATCTGCGGCTACAGGGAGTATATTTTCTTTTGGGTTTGCTATAGGTTGTTTGTTATTTGGGGCAATCTCTGATAAATATGGGCGGAAGAAAGTAATTTTTATTGGATTACTTGTACTGTCGGTTGTTTCTTTTTTATTAGGGTTAGTTGATAGTTTATTTTGGCTTGTTATCCTTCGAGGATTACAAGGTATAGCGGCAGCTACATTTTCACCAGTAGCGTTAGCTTACGTTGTAGAAATGTTTCCAGCAGAAAGAAAGATTACAACAATCGGATTTGTTAGTACCGGTTTTTTAGTAGCTGGAATCGTAGGGCAAGTAATGAGCACTGTCGTTAGTCAATATTTTGGATGGCACATGGTGTTTTTTCTTCTTAGTATTGTATATATCATTACTGCTTTATGGATTCATTATTCTCTTCCGAAAGGAGAACCTTCTCAATCATATACCGATATTTTAGGGCCGATTAAACAAATGGGTAAAGTCTTTACACATAAAAGCTTAGTATTGAGTTATATGATTGCGTTTGTTTTATTGATGGCTTTTGTTAATATGTATACTGTTTTAGGGAACTATTTGAGCTCTCCTAATTATAATTTAAACGCAGAGCAAATTCTTTACTTTCGTTTAGCCGGTTTATTTGGTATGTTGCTGTCACCACTTGCGGGTCGTTTAACAAAGAGATTTGAAGTTCAGCAAGTTCTTCGAGGAGGATTGTTAGTTGCTATTTTTAGTCTGAGTTCATTGGGATTTGTTTCTAATCTACCTCTGCTTGTAATCATGAGCGTATGTTTTGTAATAGGGATTGCTTTATCTATTCCATCTTTAGTTACTCTTGTCGGTCAATTAGGAGGAAAAGCACGGGGAATAGCGGTTTCTATTTATACTTTCATTTTATTTTTAGGAACAAGTATAGGACCTGTTATTTCTATTTATCTTATGAAAATTGGGGATTATGCTCAAACGTTTATTTTATTAGGGTTAATACTCTTTATTGGTTTTGTTGCTTCTCTTTTTATAAATAATGAATCTACGTTTGATAAGGCGTGA
- a CDS encoding DinB family protein produces MFVQAALHQIKVAIDTFNALLNQLTELDLQRTPIPNKRSLFEMCTHLSLICHADLLILNGATHEDIHTFYIEHTPKTISHMQKMMIQGYNLLSNTFLSYSNDELAEVMTAHWGISYSRFEWLLEIIAHIYHHRGQIHILLAEHIKDPCIPLFE; encoded by the coding sequence ATGTTTGTTCAAGCCGCTTTACACCAAATTAAAGTTGCTATCGATACATTTAATGCCCTGCTGAATCAACTCACCGAACTAGATTTACAACGTACACCGATCCCAAACAAAAGATCGCTATTTGAAATGTGTACCCATCTTTCACTTATTTGTCATGCAGATTTACTCATTTTAAATGGTGCTACACATGAAGATATACATACCTTTTATATAGAGCATACACCAAAAACAATCTCTCACATGCAGAAAATGATGATCCAAGGCTACAATCTTCTTTCTAACACATTTCTATCCTATTCCAATGACGAATTAGCGGAAGTTATGACTGCCCATTGGGGTATTTCTTATTCCCGATTCGAGTGGTTGCTCGAAATTATTGCACATATTTATCATCATCGCGGACAAATTCATATCTTATTAGCGGAGCATATTAAAGACCCTTGCATTCCTTTATTTGAATAA